In one Culex quinquefasciatus strain JHB chromosome 2, VPISU_Cqui_1.0_pri_paternal, whole genome shotgun sequence genomic region, the following are encoded:
- the LOC6048005 gene encoding probable cytochrome P450 4d14 — translation MLALILFTALIIAVAYIWQQRSRLQQPFVSVPGPPALPLLGNVHQLVTKSSTEIFQYMQDLERAYGRVFKMDVMSQFWLFFTDAKHIEQIMTGAEFNCKSDDYDMLVEWLGTGLLISCGNKWFTHRKALTSAFHFKILENFAQVFDAKSTILARKFLSFEGKSVKIFPLVKLCTLDVIVETAMGITSEAQTKQSCYTVAVEDIAAIVFRRMFDILYNTKWIFQLTCSYEPYKKHLKTIHEFTLGIIEKKRQALQEAGSTKVTNSKEDSDVGLKSKQALLDILLQAKIDGKPLTNEEVREEVDTFMFAGHDTTASAITFILFSLAKHPDIQQKVYEEVRSVFGDAKDTPTTLSSLNDLKYLELVIKESLRMFPPVPFISRNTSKQVTLAGLTVPPNTNISIGIYNMHHNPDYFPDPERFVPERFEAERGAEKLNPYAYVPFSAGGRNCIGQKFAMYELKATISKVVRWCRVELDRPDYRVQLKAEMILKPMDEMPLRFHPRGE, via the coding sequence ATGCTCGCGTTGATTCTGTTTACGGCGCTGATCATCGCCGTCGCGTACATCTGGCAGCAACGATCCCGGCTGCAGCAACCTTTCGTGTCCGTTCCGGGACCGCCCGCGCTGCCCCTGCTGGGAAATGTTCACCAGCTGGTGACGAAGAGCTCGACGGAGATCTTCCAGTACATGCAGGACTTGGAGCGCGCGTACGGTCGCGTTTTCAAGATGGACGTCATGAGCCAGTTTTGGCTGTTCTTCACCGACGCCAAACACATCGAGCAGATTATGACCGGAGCGGAGTTCAACTGCAAGAGTGACGACTATGATATGCTGGTGGAGTGGCTCGGGACGGGACTGCTGATAAGCTGTGGCAATAAGTGGTTCACGCACAGGAAGGCGCTGACGTCAGCGTTTCACTTCAAGATCTTGGAGAACTTTGCTCAGGTTTTTGACGCGAAGAGTACGATCTTGGCGAGGaagtttttgagttttgaggggaAGTCGGTGAAGATCTTTCCGTTGGTGAAGTTGTGCACCTTGGATGTGATTGTGGAAACGGCCATGGGAATCACGTCGGAAGCACAGACCAAGCAGTCATGTTACACGGTGGCCGTTGAGGACATCGCCGCGATCGTGTTCCGGAGGATGTTTGACATACTTTACAATACAAAGTGGATCTTCCAATTGACATGTTCGTATGAACCGTATAAGAAGCATTTGAAGACGATCCACGAGTTCACGCTTGGTATCATCGAGAAGAAACGACAAGCTCTTCAAGAAGCTGGTTCAACAAAGGTAACAAATAGTAAAGAGGACTCTGATGTAGGACTCAAGTCCAAACAAGCCTTGCTGGACATTTTGCTACAAGCCAAAATCGACGGCAAGCCACTCACCAACGAGGAAGTCCGTGAAGAAGTGGATACGTTCATGTTTGCCGGACACGACACCACGGCATCCGCCATCACCTTCATCCTCTTCTCCCTGGCAAAGCACCCGGACATTCAGCAAAAGGTCTACGAAGAAGTTCGCTCAGTGTTTGGTGATGCCAAGGACACCCCCACAACCCTTAGCAGTCTCAACGACCTGAAGTACCTGGAACTGGTCATCAAGGAGTCCCTCCGGATGTTCCCCCCTGTTCCGTTCATCTCCCGCAACACCTCGAAACAAGTCACGCTAGCCGGACTCACGGTCCCCCCGAACACCAACATATCGATTGGGATCTACAACATGCACCACAATCCGGACTACTTCCCCGATCCGGAACGGTTCGTGCCGGAACGCTTCGAAGCGGAACGCGGTGCCGAGAAGTTGAACCCGTACGCGTACGTTCCGTTCAGCGCCGGCGGCAGGAACTGTATCGGGCAGAAGTTTGCCATGTACGAGCTGAAGGCGACCATCTCGAAGGTGGTGAGGTGGTGCAGGGTGGAGCTGGACCGGCCGGACTACAGGGTGCAGCTGAAGGCGGAGATGATCCTGAAGCCGATGGACGAGATGCCGTTGAGGTTTCATCCGAGGGGGGAATAa